Proteins from a genomic interval of candidate division KSB1 bacterium:
- a CDS encoding sodium:solute symporter family protein, with protein sequence MNLILLSTIVIIYLFIVGYLAYIGYRRTQNAADYMVAGRSIHPYVMALSYGATFISTSAIVGFGGAAAVYGMGLLYLTFLNIFMGIFVAFVFFGKRTRIMGLNLNAHTFPEFLGLRFQSKSLQGMAGLLIFIGMPLYAAVVLMGGAQFIAQVLQVDYNIALFFFTVIIAVYVVMGGLKGVMYTDAFQGTLMFLGMFFLLVLTYSKLGGLVTANQKLTALAPEAIKLFGAKGHTGWTSFPTFGSEYWWTLVSSLIMGVGIGVLAQPQLVVRFMTVKSNRELNRAVLVGGVFILMMTGVAFVVGALTNVYFYEHPAFGKVSFLAAEKAVDNIIPLYISHAMPQWFTALFMVTLLSAAMSTLSSQFHVMGTAIGRDVYEKWANGKGNTLIINKTGILICILLSLFLAWGLPLFFEGGTAIIARGTTIFFGLCAAAFLPMFVGALYSRKIKRAAALACFWVGFLSSFFWLFFVHTKVSQPLLLCKALFGVDSLAMGSKWAVVDPLFISLPLSTLATFIGQLFGKPMPEAHVRTCFDQIK encoded by the coding sequence ATGAACTTGATTCTCTTATCGACCATCGTCATCATCTATCTTTTCATCGTTGGTTATCTGGCTTATATTGGTTATCGCCGGACGCAAAACGCGGCGGATTACATGGTTGCCGGCCGCTCGATTCACCCTTATGTGATGGCGCTGTCGTACGGCGCAACCTTTATCAGCACATCGGCCATCGTCGGATTCGGCGGCGCGGCAGCCGTTTACGGCATGGGATTGCTCTACTTGACCTTTCTTAATATTTTTATGGGAATTTTCGTCGCGTTTGTCTTTTTCGGCAAACGGACGCGCATCATGGGTCTCAATCTTAACGCCCATACATTTCCAGAATTCCTTGGCCTGCGCTTCCAATCCAAATCCCTGCAGGGTATGGCCGGGCTGCTCATTTTTATCGGCATGCCTCTCTATGCGGCGGTCGTATTGATGGGCGGCGCACAGTTCATTGCCCAAGTCCTGCAGGTCGACTATAATATCGCGCTCTTTTTCTTCACGGTCATCATCGCCGTTTATGTGGTGATGGGAGGATTAAAAGGCGTCATGTATACTGATGCTTTTCAAGGAACCCTGATGTTTCTCGGCATGTTTTTCCTTTTGGTCTTGACCTACAGCAAGCTCGGCGGCCTGGTGACGGCAAATCAGAAACTGACGGCGCTGGCTCCGGAGGCAATCAAGCTTTTCGGCGCCAAAGGGCATACCGGCTGGACCTCCTTTCCGACTTTCGGATCGGAATATTGGTGGACGCTCGTTTCTTCGCTGATCATGGGGGTCGGCATCGGCGTCCTGGCTCAGCCGCAGCTGGTCGTACGTTTCATGACCGTCAAATCCAATCGTGAGCTTAATCGTGCCGTGCTGGTCGGCGGTGTCTTTATTTTGATGATGACCGGCGTCGCTTTTGTCGTCGGCGCATTGACCAACGTCTATTTCTACGAGCATCCCGCTTTCGGCAAAGTTTCTTTTCTTGCAGCCGAAAAGGCGGTGGACAATATCATCCCTTTGTACATTAGTCACGCAATGCCGCAATGGTTTACGGCTCTATTCATGGTGACGCTGCTCTCTGCCGCCATGTCCACACTAAGCTCGCAGTTTCATGTCATGGGCACCGCCATCGGTCGCGACGTTTACGAAAAATGGGCCAACGGCAAGGGCAACACGCTTATCATCAACAAAACCGGAATTTTAATTTGTATCCTGCTCAGTCTGTTTTTGGCCTGGGGACTGCCTCTCTTTTTTGAAGGCGGCACAGCCATTATTGCCCGCGGCACCACTATTTTCTTCGGCTTGTGCGCCGCTGCATTTCTCCCGATGTTTGTCGGTGCTCTTTACAGCCGCAAAATCAAGCGGGCTGCCGCATTGGCATGTTTCTGGGTAGGTTTCTTGAGCAGCTTTTTTTGGCTGTTCTTTGTTCATACCAAAGTTTCACAACCGCTGCTTTTGTGCAAGGCGCTGTTCGGCGTCGATTCGCTGGCCATGGGCAGCAAATGGGCGGTCGTCGATCCGCTGTTCATCTCTCTGCCGCTTTCTACCCTGGCAACATTCATAGGACAGCTTTTCGGCAAGCCGATGCCGGAAGCGCATGTGCGCACCTGCTTTGATCAAATCAAATAA
- a CDS encoding glycosyltransferase family 4 protein yields MRILLLVKRFDFGGAENHVCDLANGLAQAGHHVWVAGQRGRQVSHLNSVVQFVDLPLSDWTLLWRLFFFCRFLRTQKIDLIHAHQRLAIRLAGLAGMLTHIPVVATVHGRTRHDLGNWFFRRLPQRVIFVSKQVLKRATRFSCLAEKSVYIPNGLNSNRQGTFCKDRILYISRIDRRHGKLLAIIIRDVMPALLVDHPQLTFEIFGDGKGLSLLKKTAEELNRRLGRLFVRLHGFQPEPQMILEGSLVMGVGRAAMKGLASGLPVLSINRKHLGPLITCANYPILKDSNFVDVSGTKPTPRTLLLRLREALSKLDKLAEERILLQQSVLQDFDPAAVIRRTEQLYQEVLVTACSAVTLGRCRAADVPSMRRA; encoded by the coding sequence GTGCGTATTCTTCTCCTCGTCAAGCGCTTTGATTTCGGCGGCGCGGAAAATCATGTCTGCGATCTGGCCAACGGTTTGGCGCAGGCGGGACACCACGTTTGGGTTGCCGGTCAACGCGGCAGGCAAGTATCGCATCTGAATTCAGTCGTTCAGTTTGTGGACCTGCCTCTATCCGACTGGACGCTGCTTTGGCGACTCTTCTTCTTCTGCCGATTCCTTCGTACCCAAAAGATAGATTTGATTCATGCGCATCAACGGCTGGCGATTCGGTTGGCAGGATTGGCCGGTATGCTGACGCATATTCCTGTAGTCGCAACCGTACACGGCCGCACGCGCCACGACTTGGGAAATTGGTTTTTCCGGCGGCTGCCGCAGCGGGTTATTTTTGTCAGCAAACAGGTGCTGAAGCGGGCGACCCGCTTTTCCTGTCTTGCCGAAAAGTCGGTCTATATTCCCAATGGGCTAAACAGCAACCGGCAGGGCACCTTTTGCAAAGATCGAATTCTGTACATCAGCCGCATCGACCGCAGGCACGGCAAGCTGTTGGCAATCATCATTCGCGACGTCATGCCCGCATTGCTCGTCGATCATCCGCAGCTTACGTTCGAAATTTTCGGCGACGGCAAAGGGTTATCGCTTCTCAAAAAGACAGCCGAAGAGTTGAACCGCCGCCTCGGCCGCCTTTTCGTCAGGCTTCACGGCTTTCAGCCGGAGCCGCAGATGATCCTGGAGGGCTCTTTGGTCATGGGGGTCGGCCGAGCGGCAATGAAGGGCTTGGCTTCCGGCCTGCCGGTGCTGTCGATCAATCGGAAACACCTTGGGCCTTTGATTACTTGTGCAAATTATCCCATATTGAAAGACAGCAATTTCGTCGACGTATCCGGCACCAAACCGACGCCGCGCACGCTCCTGCTGCGCCTGCGCGAAGCGTTATCCAAACTCGACAAGCTCGCCGAAGAGAGGATCCTGCTGCAGCAAAGCGTTCTGCAGGATTTCGATCCGGCGGCCGTCATCCGACGCACAGAACAGCTGTATCAGGAGGTCCTGGTGACAGCCTGCAGCGCCGTCACCCTTGGACGATGCCGAGCGGCGGACGTTCCTTCCATGCGCCGCGCGTAA
- a CDS encoding Gfo/Idh/MocA family oxidoreductase, translated as MEHRYELLDRRNFLRFGAAGLGVAAAASLIPSGIALAGKPKFFTAPPLPKVRIGFVGVGGMGTAHVLNLVRIRGAEIRAVCDLFPERVERAQRIVESAGFPKPDGYSDGEWDFKNLCARDDIDLVYTATPWEWHVPVCLEAMKNGKHAATEVPAAVTLKECRQLVEASEKNQRYCIMMENCCYDREEMMILNMVRQGVLGELLHAECGYLHDLRALKFDFESKGEALWRTAHSIKRNGNLYPTHGLGPVAQCMNINRGDQFDYLVSVSCLSRGLNLYAAKKFGPDSEWAKKSYALGDVNTSIIKTKLGRTIIVIHDTSTPRPYSRINMVQGTRGIVQKWPNRIYIEDIIPLDECEDLEKYYPQYEHPLWSAKAEEARGAGHGGMDYIEDYRLIQCLLKGEPPDMDVYDAAAWSAVAPLSELSVANGSRPVEFPDFTRGAWKERPPLGIVQG; from the coding sequence ATGGAGCATCGATACGAATTGCTCGATCGTCGCAATTTTCTGCGCTTCGGCGCCGCCGGTTTGGGAGTAGCGGCGGCTGCCTCACTCATACCTTCCGGCATCGCCTTGGCCGGAAAACCCAAGTTTTTTACTGCGCCGCCGCTGCCCAAGGTGCGCATCGGCTTTGTCGGTGTGGGCGGCATGGGCACGGCGCATGTACTCAACCTGGTGCGCATTCGCGGGGCGGAAATTCGCGCCGTCTGCGATCTTTTTCCTGAACGCGTCGAAAGAGCACAGCGGATTGTGGAAAGCGCAGGCTTTCCCAAACCGGACGGCTACAGCGACGGAGAGTGGGATTTCAAGAACCTTTGCGCTCGGGACGACATCGATTTGGTCTATACCGCCACTCCTTGGGAGTGGCATGTCCCCGTCTGTCTCGAAGCCATGAAAAACGGCAAGCATGCTGCTACTGAAGTGCCGGCTGCCGTCACCCTGAAGGAGTGCCGGCAATTAGTCGAGGCTTCGGAAAAAAATCAACGCTACTGCATCATGATGGAAAACTGCTGCTACGATCGCGAAGAAATGATGATTCTTAACATGGTGCGCCAAGGTGTACTCGGCGAGCTGCTGCATGCGGAATGCGGTTATCTGCACGATCTCCGCGCTCTTAAATTCGATTTCGAAAGCAAGGGCGAAGCTTTATGGCGGACGGCTCACTCCATCAAACGCAACGGCAACTTGTACCCGACGCACGGCCTGGGGCCGGTTGCGCAATGCATGAACATCAACCGCGGGGACCAATTCGATTATTTGGTTTCGGTCAGCTGCCTGTCGCGCGGCCTGAATTTGTACGCGGCCAAGAAATTCGGACCGGATTCAGAGTGGGCTAAGAAAAGCTACGCCCTCGGCGATGTCAATACTTCGATCATAAAAACCAAGTTGGGCCGCACCATCATCGTCATTCATGATACCTCGACGCCGCGGCCTTACAGCCGCATCAATATGGTGCAGGGGACAAGGGGCATCGTGCAAAAGTGGCCGAACCGCATCTATATCGAAGACATCATCCCGCTCGATGAATGTGAAGATCTGGAAAAATATTATCCTCAATACGAGCACCCGCTTTGGAGCGCAAAAGCGGAAGAGGCGCGGGGCGCCGGTCACGGCGGCATGGATTACATCGAGGATTACCGTTTGATTCAGTGTCTGCTGAAAGGCGAGCCGCCGGATATGGATGTGTACGACGCGGCAGCATGGAGCGCCGTTGCTCCGCTTTCCGAGCTTTCGGTGGCAAACGGCAGCCGGCCGGTTGAATTTCCCGACTTTACGCGCGGCGCATGGAAGGAACGTCCGCCGCTCGGCATCGTCCAAGGGTGA
- a CDS encoding GHMP kinase, which yields MAKTVTVSAPGRICLFGEHQDYLGLAVITAAIDLRIRIRGRSTSDRKIRLHLPDLNEYACFDLIYPFHYTEERDYFKSTLNILQREGAELPFGVEALVRGRIPINSGTSSSSALVVAWTAFLLAMMRDPRAGDPLTIARLAHRAEVVEFREPGGQMDHFASAFGGLLFIDFGSETPPQRLPAKLGAFVLGDSREPKDTKGILARVKGGVMDALRILGKSAGQVTLEDVERNAARLSTEQQQLLRAQIVDRELTLEAYRLLSTPEVDHRRFGEMLTAHHEQLRDGLRISTPKIDRMLDAARKAGAYGGKINGSGGGGCMFAYAPENTPKVAEAVAEQGGRAYIVRIAEGVRIEEMVE from the coding sequence ATGGCAAAGACGGTAACCGTCTCGGCGCCGGGGCGCATTTGTCTGTTCGGCGAACATCAGGACTATTTGGGACTCGCGGTGATCACCGCAGCGATCGATCTGCGCATCCGCATCCGCGGCCGATCGACGTCGGATAGGAAAATCCGCCTGCATCTTCCCGACCTGAACGAATACGCATGTTTTGATCTCATCTATCCCTTTCATTATACTGAAGAGCGGGATTATTTTAAAAGCACCCTGAACATTCTCCAGCGTGAGGGTGCCGAGTTGCCTTTCGGCGTCGAGGCGCTGGTACGGGGCAGAATTCCGATCAACTCGGGCACCTCCAGTTCTTCGGCGCTGGTCGTTGCATGGACTGCTTTTCTTTTGGCGATGATGCGCGATCCCCGCGCGGGCGATCCGTTGACCATAGCCCGACTTGCTCATCGTGCCGAAGTGGTCGAATTTCGCGAGCCCGGCGGTCAGATGGATCACTTTGCCTCTGCATTCGGCGGTCTACTGTTCATCGATTTCGGCAGCGAAACTCCACCGCAGCGGCTGCCTGCAAAACTGGGAGCGTTTGTGCTCGGCGACTCCCGTGAGCCCAAGGACACCAAAGGCATTTTAGCTCGCGTCAAAGGCGGGGTAATGGATGCGCTGCGTATTTTGGGAAAAAGCGCCGGCCAAGTGACTCTGGAGGATGTTGAGCGCAACGCGGCACGGCTTTCAACGGAACAGCAGCAGCTTTTGCGGGCTCAGATCGTCGATCGCGAGTTGACTCTGGAGGCCTATCGTCTTCTTTCGACGCCGGAAGTCGATCATCGCCGCTTTGGAGAAATGCTGACGGCGCATCATGAGCAGCTGCGCGATGGTCTGCGCATTTCGACGCCGAAAATCGATCGCATGCTTGACGCTGCACGAAAGGCGGGCGCTTACGGCGGCAAAATCAACGGCTCGGGCGGAGGCGGCTGCATGTTCGCTTATGCGCCGGAAAATACGCCAAAAGTCGCCGAAGCAGTGGCCGAACAGGGTGGACGGGCGTACATTGTCCGCATTGCCGAAGGTGTTCGAATCGAAGAAATGGTAGAGTAA
- a CDS encoding Na+:solute symporter — protein sequence MLLGTLDWAIVALFFAAILVIGLLASRKAGSSSTEFFLSGRNMPWWLLGVSMVATTFSTDTPNLVTDLVRTHGVCGNWLWWAFLLTGMLTVFVYAKLWRRSKVMTDIEFYEIRYSGKSAAFLRGFRSLYLGVFFNVMIMATVSLAAIKIGGALLNLTPFQTIAVALLITGVYTILGGLRSVLMTDFFLFSFAMFGAIMAAVVAVGLPEVNGLANLFSHPRVVANMHLLPDFNDSTQLLSVLIIPLAVQWWSVWYPGAEPGGGGYLVQRMLSAKDEKNAMGATLLFNIAHYALRPWPWIIVALASLIVFPDLMALAQRFPHINAAIIKNDLAYPAMLTFLPRGLLGIVVASLLAAYMSTMASHLNWGSSYIVNDFYKRFVKPAASEKELVTVGRIATLLLMLLAGAVALLLSNALQAFHILLQIGAGTGLIYILRWFWWRINAFTEITGMIVSFLVALYLEIIHVRLGFAPLPSHINLIIGVGITTAAWLLVTLLTPPAAQDKLRSFYTLVRPGGIGWDAFLRKLEKEGNPVPQKATPGDLPLGLLCMIAGCFAVYGAVFGTGYLLYGKFAAALLSLAVSLVAAVFLVRTWGKLEMK from the coding sequence ATGCTGCTCGGGACATTGGATTGGGCTATTGTCGCGCTTTTCTTTGCCGCAATTTTGGTCATTGGACTGCTGGCTTCACGAAAAGCCGGCAGCAGCTCCACCGAATTCTTTTTATCGGGACGCAACATGCCGTGGTGGTTGCTCGGCGTGTCCATGGTTGCCACAACATTCTCCACCGACACGCCCAACCTGGTGACCGATCTGGTGCGAACCCATGGCGTCTGCGGCAATTGGCTGTGGTGGGCTTTTCTATTGACCGGCATGCTGACCGTTTTCGTCTACGCCAAGCTTTGGCGGCGCTCGAAAGTCATGACCGACATCGAGTTCTATGAAATCCGTTACAGCGGCAAGTCGGCGGCTTTCCTGCGCGGCTTTCGCTCGCTCTATCTCGGCGTGTTTTTCAACGTCATGATCATGGCTACGGTCTCCCTGGCGGCAATCAAAATCGGCGGCGCGCTGCTGAATCTTACACCTTTTCAGACGATAGCAGTCGCCCTGCTGATTACCGGCGTCTACACCATACTCGGCGGTCTGCGCTCGGTGCTGATGACGGATTTTTTTCTTTTCAGTTTTGCCATGTTCGGCGCGATCATGGCGGCCGTCGTAGCCGTCGGCTTGCCGGAGGTAAACGGCCTGGCCAATCTTTTTTCTCATCCCCGCGTGGTCGCCAATATGCATTTGCTGCCTGATTTTAACGATTCGACGCAATTGCTTTCCGTGCTGATCATCCCGCTCGCGGTGCAGTGGTGGAGCGTTTGGTATCCCGGCGCCGAACCGGGCGGCGGCGGCTATTTGGTGCAGCGCATGCTCTCCGCCAAGGATGAAAAAAATGCCATGGGCGCCACGCTTCTTTTCAATATTGCCCATTACGCTTTGCGGCCTTGGCCCTGGATTATCGTTGCCTTGGCTTCTCTAATTGTTTTCCCGGACTTGATGGCATTGGCGCAGCGCTTTCCGCATATCAATGCGGCGATCATCAAGAACGATCTGGCTTATCCGGCCATGCTGACCTTCCTGCCGCGCGGACTGCTCGGTATTGTCGTCGCTTCTTTGCTTGCCGCCTACATGTCCACCATGGCCTCGCATCTCAATTGGGGATCATCCTACATCGTCAACGATTTCTATAAGCGTTTTGTCAAACCGGCAGCATCAGAGAAGGAACTGGTGACTGTCGGTCGAATCGCTACCCTTTTGCTGATGCTGCTCGCCGGCGCCGTCGCGCTGCTGTTGTCGAATGCTCTGCAGGCGTTTCATATTTTGCTGCAGATCGGAGCCGGAACCGGACTCATTTACATCCTGCGGTGGTTCTGGTGGCGAATAAATGCCTTTACCGAAATTACCGGCATGATCGTCTCCTTTTTAGTGGCTCTTTACCTGGAAATCATTCACGTCCGGCTCGGTTTTGCGCCGCTGCCTTCGCACATCAACCTGATCATCGGCGTAGGGATTACCACAGCCGCCTGGCTCCTGGTGACGCTGCTCACCCCGCCCGCGGCGCAGGACAAACTGCGCAGCTTTTACACGCTGGTGCGTCCCGGCGGCATCGGGTGGGATGCCTTTTTGCGGAAGCTGGAGAAGGAGGGCAATCCGGTGCCGCAGAAAGCCACACCGGGCGATCTGCCGCTCGGTCTGCTCTGCATGATTGCCGGGTGTTTCGCCGTTTACGGCGCCGTATTCGGTACGGGCTACTTGCTCTATGGAAAATTCGCTGCTGCGCTCCTTTCCCTGGCTGTCTCGTTGGTCGCCGCCGTCTTTCTCGTTCGTACCTGGGGAAAACTGGAGATGAAATAA
- a CDS encoding DUF5009 domain-containing protein, whose amino-acid sequence MKSQRLLSLDLFRGLTMFLLVAEGTGLYEALHEAVPKGAFAAGIVQQFFHHPWNGLRFWDLIQPFFMFIVGVAMVFSLERRWAQGQSRAETTRHIITRCITLFFLGVMLHCGYNRRLVWELWNVLTQLSFTILVAYLIYHLPARTQLIISLGMLGLSEFLYRIFWVPGFDQPFTPDHNFGSYMDLVLMGKLNHDHWIAINALPTAAHTIWGVLAGKLLRSNRSARKKLQPLIVFGVVSLLVGYGLDVAGITPIIKRTATTSFVFASGGWCLLTLALFYWLVDVRGFKRGVLFFAVVGMNSIFIYLFSQTVGSQWFNGFVAIFSGGLFGFIGLSEPTIAVFNALAALAVEWYLCWWLYKRQIFFKI is encoded by the coding sequence ATGAAATCTCAGCGGTTGCTTTCCTTGGATCTGTTCCGCGGTCTCACTATGTTTTTGCTTGTTGCCGAAGGGACGGGGCTGTACGAGGCGCTGCACGAGGCCGTTCCGAAAGGCGCGTTTGCCGCCGGGATTGTGCAGCAATTCTTTCATCACCCCTGGAACGGTCTGCGGTTTTGGGATCTCATCCAGCCGTTTTTCATGTTCATCGTCGGTGTGGCTATGGTCTTTTCTTTAGAACGACGATGGGCTCAAGGACAAAGTCGTGCTGAAACGACTCGACACATTATTACCCGATGCATTACCCTTTTTTTCCTCGGCGTGATGCTTCATTGCGGCTATAATCGCCGACTCGTTTGGGAGCTGTGGAACGTGCTGACGCAGCTTTCTTTTACGATTCTCGTTGCCTACCTAATCTATCATTTGCCGGCGCGCACGCAGCTTATCATTTCCTTGGGCATGCTCGGTCTTTCCGAATTTCTCTACCGAATCTTTTGGGTACCCGGATTCGATCAGCCATTTACGCCGGATCACAATTTCGGCTCCTATATGGACCTGGTGCTGATGGGCAAGTTGAACCATGATCATTGGATTGCGATTAACGCTCTGCCGACGGCAGCGCACACGATTTGGGGTGTTCTGGCAGGGAAGCTGTTGCGCAGCAACAGATCAGCAAGAAAAAAACTGCAGCCGCTGATCGTCTTTGGAGTCGTCAGCCTCTTGGTCGGGTATGGTCTTGACGTTGCCGGAATTACGCCGATCATCAAGCGCACCGCAACTACTTCGTTCGTTTTTGCTTCCGGCGGATGGTGTCTCCTTACGCTCGCGCTCTTTTATTGGCTCGTTGACGTGCGGGGGTTCAAGCGCGGCGTGCTGTTTTTTGCCGTGGTCGGCATGAACTCTATTTTCATCTATCTCTTTTCGCAAACCGTCGGCAGCCAGTGGTTTAACGGTTTTGTCGCCATTTTTAGCGGCGGCCTTTTCGGCTTTATCGGATTATCAGAACCGACGATAGCCGTCTTCAATGCTCTGGCGGCGTTGGCGGTGGAGTGGTATTTGTGCTGGTGGCTGTATAAACGGCAGATCTTTTTCAAAATCTGA
- a CDS encoding CotH kinase family protein — translation MKNFRRFVQGLFVLCWSSLHAQTIQVLVPASAEKWVSVPKSDIGLTWRSKLSYDQTGWRRCSGSPGGVGYETGSGYEQWISLDTRQDMHQSGTSPNTSCYIRLKFTLTEEKLTRLGTINLNVWYDDGFVVFLNGEKAAEANAPASLTWNAAASGDHEATGPETFNISSFKNSLRAGENLLAIHALNNSISSSDFIFNVELVSTENPFTDFTVSILPLVYIDTGGRWIPDEPKIPARMGIIYHGVGSLHKLDEPFNDYNGLIGIETRGSSSQSWSKKQYAVETWSAVNVDTAVSLMGLPKETDWILNAPFIDRSFMRNVLAYDFYRRMGWYASRTRFCELFLNGEYKGVYILMEKIKRDKWRVNISKADSTAVSGDALTGGYIFKIDKEDGAQRDGFFSKYRPVNGANRRVYYQYHYPSSEKITTAQKAYLRSYVNTFEDMMYGSKYNDPQTGYPKWINVDSFVDFFIISEVSKNVDCYRLSTFMYKDRDSKDPRLYMGPIWDYNLAFGLANYYDGEDTDGWMLEELLRNTGEDFPVPFWWQKLFQDPKFNHRIKQRWYELRSSVYDVARIHAYIDAVADTLNEAQARNFAVWPGPGKPGEGFWPMPNIFYTFRTYRDETNYLKYWIERRIRWMDENVLKLSETLGRSDLVLPQDFTLLPAFPNPFNPSVNIVYELKRTANVFLGIYNTRGECIRVLRQGEQSGGRHQVQWDGLTEVGSPAASGVYYARMFVGQSREFSQSVKLLLLR, via the coding sequence ATGAAAAATTTTCGTCGCTTTGTGCAGGGCTTGTTTGTTTTGTGTTGGAGTTCGCTCCATGCGCAAACGATTCAGGTTTTGGTTCCGGCAAGCGCGGAAAAGTGGGTTTCGGTTCCCAAAAGCGATATAGGATTGACGTGGCGCAGCAAGCTGAGCTATGACCAGACGGGATGGCGGCGCTGCAGCGGCAGTCCGGGCGGCGTCGGGTATGAGACCGGCAGCGGTTACGAGCAGTGGATCAGCTTGGACACGCGTCAGGACATGCATCAGAGCGGCACTTCGCCCAATACCAGTTGTTATATTCGTCTTAAATTCACTTTGACTGAAGAAAAACTGACCAGGCTCGGAACCATCAATCTGAACGTCTGGTACGACGACGGCTTTGTCGTTTTTTTAAACGGTGAAAAGGCGGCGGAAGCAAATGCACCTGCATCATTGACATGGAATGCGGCGGCATCCGGAGATCACGAAGCTACAGGTCCCGAGACGTTTAACATTTCAAGTTTTAAGAATTCCTTGCGGGCAGGGGAAAATCTGCTGGCCATACATGCTTTGAACAACAGTATTTCCAGTTCGGATTTTATTTTCAATGTGGAATTAGTTTCCACGGAGAATCCCTTTACTGATTTTACCGTTTCTATTTTGCCGTTGGTGTATATCGATACCGGCGGCAGATGGATTCCGGATGAGCCGAAAATACCGGCACGCATGGGAATCATCTATCACGGCGTCGGCAGTCTGCACAAACTGGATGAGCCTTTTAACGACTATAACGGCCTCATCGGCATCGAAACGCGCGGCTCGAGCTCTCAGTCATGGTCGAAAAAACAGTATGCCGTCGAAACCTGGAGCGCTGTAAACGTCGACACGGCCGTCTCTTTGATGGGGCTGCCCAAAGAGACCGATTGGATTCTCAATGCTCCCTTTATTGATCGTTCATTTATGCGCAATGTTCTGGCTTATGACTTTTATCGGCGCATGGGATGGTATGCCAGTCGCACGCGATTTTGCGAGCTGTTTCTCAATGGAGAATACAAAGGCGTCTACATTCTAATGGAAAAGATCAAGCGCGACAAATGGCGAGTCAACATCTCAAAGGCAGATTCCACAGCTGTTTCGGGCGATGCCCTAACCGGCGGCTACATCTTTAAAATCGATAAAGAGGACGGCGCGCAGCGCGACGGTTTTTTCTCCAAGTACCGACCGGTAAACGGCGCCAACCGACGCGTTTATTATCAATACCACTACCCTTCCTCTGAGAAAATCACGACAGCTCAAAAGGCCTATCTGCGCAGCTACGTCAATACTTTCGAAGACATGATGTACGGCAGCAAATATAATGATCCGCAAACAGGCTATCCGAAATGGATCAATGTCGATTCGTTCGTCGACTTTTTTATTATCTCCGAAGTCAGCAAAAACGTCGACTGCTATCGCTTGTCTACTTTTATGTACAAAGATCGCGACAGCAAAGATCCGCGCTTGTATATGGGGCCGATTTGGGATTACAATCTTGCTTTCGGCCTGGCCAATTACTATGACGGCGAAGACACGGACGGCTGGATGCTCGAAGAGCTGCTGCGGAATACCGGAGAAGACTTTCCGGTACCTTTTTGGTGGCAAAAGCTGTTTCAGGACCCCAAGTTCAATCACCGCATCAAGCAGCGTTGGTACGAACTGCGTTCGAGCGTTTATGACGTGGCGCGGATTCATGCTTATATCGATGCCGTCGCCGACACGCTGAACGAGGCGCAGGCGCGAAACTTTGCCGTCTGGCCCGGTCCGGGAAAGCCGGGAGAAGGCTTTTGGCCGATGCCGAACATCTTTTATACATTTCGCACCTATCGGGATGAGACGAATTATCTCAAGTACTGGATCGAGCGGCGCATTCGCTGGATGGATGAAAATGTGCTCAAGCTTTCCGAGACTCTCGGAAGAAGCGACTTGGTGTTGCCGCAGGATTTTACGCTGTTACCCGCTTTTCCCAATCCATTCAATCCCTCTGTCAATATAGTTTACGAGCTGAAGCGGACGGCAAACGTGTTTCTCGGCATTTACAACACCCGCGGAGAGTGCATCCGCGTGCTGCGGCAGGGTGAACAATCGGGCGGTCGACATCAAGTGCAATGGGACGGCCTTACCGAAGTAGGATCTCCGGCTGCAAGCGGCGTTTATTATGCCCGCATGTTTGTAGGCCAAAGCCGAGAATTTTCACAATCCGTAAAGCTCCTTCTCCTACGTTAA